The following proteins are encoded in a genomic region of Pseudomonas saponiphila:
- the gspD gene encoding type II secretion system secretin GspD, which yields MNRAFIAGSLLTLGTLINPVHATEKATAAQQWTLNMKDAELRDLVNEVGQITGKTMILDPRLNGKVTVQSSTAMDQQGIYSLFLTALRSQGFVAMDQGDRVLILPVAEAKTKAHAEPSGASEEFVTQVIELNNANASEVASAVRPLVAADAYMAPSTTSNALVISDSANNVERVRLVINELDNAGGRQFSIVQLKHAWATEVAKTLTDSLADSNSAMTSAKAIGDSRSNRLILVGPAPVRQQMQRLAQSLDVPTNVGDTARVRRLNHSDAKKLEELLSGIGKRMESGNRGGDSQKPDSPVLVSADTSQNALVLMASPAQLATFESIINELDRPRAQVLVEAAIVEVSGDINQALGVQWAGNRGKLSAASNFNSAGLSIGTLLNNLQDDKRPNLPDGAIIGIGGSNFGALITALSSDSNNNLLSTPSLLTLDNEAAEILVGQNVPFQTGSYTTDTAGASNPFTTVERKDVGITLKVTPHINEGNFLRLNVEQESSELAAAPPGINTSDVITNKRSVKSTILANDGQIIVLGGLIKDNVKVQVSKVPLLGDIPWVGRLFSSSKEVNEKTNLMVFLRPTLLRNAASTEQMSQHKYNNMRSLRAPDGKTGGQLPADANRLFDANRQGDAGLIDMRAPGAQRQP from the coding sequence ATGAATCGAGCCTTTATCGCCGGGTCCCTGCTGACCCTGGGCACCCTGATCAATCCCGTGCATGCCACGGAAAAAGCCACCGCCGCCCAGCAGTGGACCCTGAACATGAAGGACGCCGAGCTGCGCGACCTGGTCAACGAAGTGGGCCAGATCACCGGCAAGACGATGATTCTAGACCCTCGCCTGAACGGCAAGGTCACGGTGCAATCCAGCACCGCCATGGATCAGCAGGGCATCTATTCGCTGTTTCTCACCGCCCTGCGCAGCCAGGGCTTTGTCGCCATGGACCAGGGCGACCGGGTGCTGATCCTGCCGGTGGCCGAAGCCAAGACCAAGGCCCACGCCGAGCCCAGCGGTGCCAGCGAAGAGTTCGTGACCCAGGTCATCGAACTGAACAATGCCAACGCCAGCGAGGTGGCCAGCGCGGTGCGCCCGCTGGTAGCTGCGGACGCCTACATGGCGCCCTCCACCACCTCCAATGCCCTGGTGATTTCCGACAGCGCCAACAACGTCGAGCGGGTACGCCTGGTGATCAACGAGCTGGATAACGCCGGTGGCCGGCAGTTCAGCATCGTGCAACTCAAGCACGCCTGGGCCACCGAGGTGGCCAAGACCCTGACCGACAGCCTGGCCGACAGCAACAGCGCGATGACCAGCGCCAAGGCCATTGGCGACTCGCGCAGCAATCGCCTGATCCTGGTCGGCCCGGCGCCGGTTCGCCAGCAGATGCAGCGTCTGGCGCAGAGCCTGGATGTGCCGACCAATGTCGGCGACACCGCGCGGGTGCGCCGGCTCAACCACAGCGATGCGAAGAAGCTCGAAGAACTGCTCAGCGGCATTGGCAAGCGCATGGAATCCGGCAACCGTGGCGGCGACAGCCAGAAACCGGACAGCCCGGTGCTGGTCAGCGCCGACACCAGCCAGAACGCCCTGGTACTGATGGCCTCGCCAGCCCAGCTGGCAACCTTCGAAAGCATCATCAACGAGCTGGACCGACCCCGGGCCCAGGTGCTGGTGGAAGCGGCGATCGTCGAGGTCAGCGGCGACATCAACCAGGCCCTCGGCGTGCAATGGGCCGGCAACCGCGGCAAGCTGTCCGCCGCCAGCAATTTCAACAGCGCCGGCCTGTCCATTGGCACCCTGCTCAACAACCTGCAGGACGACAAGCGCCCGAACCTGCCCGATGGCGCGATCATCGGCATCGGCGGCAGCAACTTCGGCGCGCTGATCACCGCGCTGTCCAGCGACTCCAACAACAACCTGCTGTCCACCCCGAGCCTGCTGACCCTGGACAACGAAGCGGCGGAAATCCTCGTCGGCCAGAACGTGCCGTTCCAGACCGGTTCCTACACCACCGACACCGCCGGTGCCAGCAACCCCTTCACCACGGTGGAGCGCAAGGATGTGGGGATCACCCTCAAGGTCACCCCGCATATCAATGAGGGCAACTTCCTACGCCTGAATGTCGAGCAGGAAAGCTCCGAGCTGGCCGCTGCGCCGCCGGGCATCAACACCAGCGACGTGATCACCAACAAGCGCTCGGTCAAGAGCACCATCCTGGCCAACGACGGGCAGATCATCGTCCTCGGCGGGCTGATCAAGGACAACGTCAAGGTCCAGGTCAGCAAGGTGCCGCTACTGGGGGACATTCCCTGGGTCGGCCGCCTGTTCAGCAGCAGCAAGGAAGTCAACGAGAAGACCAATCTGATGGTGTTCCTGCGTCCGACCCTGTTGCGCAACGCCGCCAGCACCGAGCAGATGAGCCAGCACAAGTACAACAACATGCGCTCGCTGCGCGCCCCGGACGGCAAGACCGGCGGCCAGTTGCCTGCCGACGCCAACCGCCTGTTCGACGCCAACCGCCAGGGCGATGCGGGCCTGATCGACATGCGCGCCCCGGGCGCCCAGCGCCAGCCATGA
- the gspE gene encoding type II secretion system ATPase GspE: protein MIASPEDARLAFAYARRHGVVLDPQEGGAVLYCRASTPLSVVAEVRRFNGSLLRSEVLDDEAFAQRLAAHYRDGQNGAKQVADGLGEQFDEEFDLNSLAEQLPRTTDLLEQEDDAPIIRLINAILSEAVKSKASDVHLEAFEEHLSVRLRVDGLLREVLRPRRELATLLVSRIKVMAKLDIAEKRIPQDGRIALRIAGHEVDVRVSTLPSSHGERVVMRLLDKQAGRLNLSHLGMNETVRQRLEIALHKPHGILLVTGPTGSGKTTTLYAGLASLNSLERNILTIEDPVEYHLTGIGQTQVNAKVDMTFARGLRAILRQDPDVVMVGEIRDRETAEIAVQASLTGHLVLSTLHTNSAIGAVTRLVDMGIEPFLLCTSLLGVLSQRLVRLLCPECKEPHSADNAACERLGLSADTAPQLYRPKGCSACQHTGYRGRRGIYELVLFDDTLRQLIHTGAGEHQLLEHARKHSASLFDDGQAMVLLGQTSLEELLRVTQRD, encoded by the coding sequence ATGATCGCCAGCCCCGAAGACGCGCGTCTGGCCTTTGCCTACGCGCGCCGCCACGGCGTGGTGCTGGACCCTCAGGAAGGTGGCGCGGTGCTGTATTGCCGCGCCAGTACGCCATTGTCGGTGGTGGCCGAAGTGCGCCGTTTCAACGGCTCGTTGCTGCGCAGCGAGGTGCTGGACGACGAGGCCTTCGCCCAGCGCCTGGCCGCCCACTACCGCGATGGGCAGAACGGCGCCAAGCAGGTGGCCGACGGCCTGGGCGAGCAGTTCGACGAAGAGTTCGACCTCAACAGCCTGGCCGAGCAACTGCCCAGGACCACCGACCTGCTGGAACAGGAAGATGACGCGCCGATCATCCGCCTGATCAACGCGATCCTCAGCGAGGCGGTCAAGAGCAAGGCCTCCGACGTGCACCTGGAAGCCTTCGAGGAACACCTGTCGGTGCGCCTGCGGGTCGACGGCCTGCTGCGTGAAGTGCTGCGTCCACGGAGGGAACTGGCAACCTTGCTGGTGTCGCGGATCAAGGTCATGGCCAAGCTGGACATCGCCGAAAAGCGCATTCCCCAGGACGGCCGGATCGCCTTGCGCATCGCCGGTCACGAGGTGGATGTACGGGTTTCGACCCTGCCCTCCAGCCACGGCGAGCGAGTGGTGATGCGCCTCCTGGACAAGCAGGCCGGGCGCCTCAACCTGAGCCACTTGGGGATGAACGAGACGGTGCGCCAGCGCCTGGAGATCGCCCTGCACAAACCCCACGGCATTCTCCTGGTCACCGGCCCCACCGGCTCCGGCAAGACCACCACGCTGTATGCCGGGCTGGCCAGCCTCAACAGCCTGGAACGCAACATCCTGACCATCGAGGACCCGGTGGAGTACCACCTGACCGGGATCGGCCAGACCCAGGTCAACGCCAAGGTCGACATGACCTTCGCCCGGGGCTTGCGGGCCATCCTCCGTCAGGACCCGGACGTGGTGATGGTGGGCGAGATCCGCGACCGCGAAACCGCGGAAATTGCCGTGCAGGCGTCCCTCACCGGACACCTGGTGCTCTCGACCCTGCACACCAACAGCGCCATCGGCGCGGTGACCCGGCTGGTGGACATGGGCATCGAGCCCTTCCTGCTCTGCACCTCGCTGCTGGGGGTGTTGTCCCAGCGCCTGGTGCGCCTGCTGTGCCCGGAGTGCAAGGAGCCCCACAGCGCCGATAACGCCGCCTGCGAACGCCTGGGCCTGAGCGCCGATACCGCGCCGCAGCTGTACCGGCCCAAAGGCTGCAGCGCCTGCCAGCACACGGGGTATCGCGGGCGCCGTGGCATCTATGAACTGGTGCTGTTCGACGACACCTTGCGTCAGCTGATCCACACCGGCGCCGGCGAGCATCAACTGCTGGAGCATGCGCGCAAGCACAGCGCCAGCCTGTTCGACGACGGCCAGGCCATGGTGCTGCTGGGGCAGACCAGCCTGGAAGAACTGCTGCGCGTGACCCAGAGGGACTGA
- the gbpA gene encoding N-acetylglucosamine-binding protein GbpA: MINSNRTRSFLKLPIVIAMAAAGLAAQQASAHGYIESPKSRAFMCHADGGRLNANCGPVMYEPQSTEYIGVPGRNDLEHFPSNAQACTGDFKVCGPANGTIAAAGLVRFSQINEQSATRWAKTTIKPGPQNFTWHYEAGHATRYWQFYITKKDWNPNQPLTRDSFEMTPLLDQPWPSGTVPAPAKGKTHHTVNIPSDRSGYHVLLATWKVNDTDATFYSVVDLNIDNGAVIPSNWDTVGAVQPEALSIGDKVKTRVFNAQGEINAKQVVLNIDSAELAKADVWPHELAKKVNAAKQGYQMGLLNDKDEVVPNFGRNEILVKKGSDIVNVMIAKEQAAKPGELSITGMQSEYTLKDGKTELHFNAIAKNGEYTVKATVLNAKGESVAFQQAPAGNTPHFSMPLNNVSAGVYDLVVVATSKKGEVLQQSARFTLKAEAGGGEGGNEGGNGKYDYVFPNGLKSYKAGTVVLQPKDGKTYECKPGAVAGWCTQWTNGSNAYEPGVGFAWQSAWNLK; the protein is encoded by the coding sequence ATGATCAACTCCAACCGGACTCGTTCCTTCCTCAAACTGCCAATCGTCATCGCCATGGCCGCCGCCGGACTGGCCGCCCAGCAAGCCTCCGCCCACGGCTACATCGAAAGCCCCAAGTCCCGCGCCTTCATGTGCCATGCCGATGGCGGCAGACTGAACGCCAACTGCGGTCCAGTGATGTACGAGCCACAAAGCACCGAGTACATCGGCGTGCCTGGCCGTAACGATCTCGAGCACTTTCCAAGCAACGCCCAGGCCTGCACCGGCGACTTCAAGGTATGCGGCCCAGCCAACGGCACCATCGCCGCCGCCGGCCTGGTGCGCTTCTCCCAGATCAACGAGCAGAGTGCTACCCGCTGGGCCAAGACCACCATCAAGCCGGGCCCGCAGAACTTCACCTGGCACTACGAAGCCGGTCACGCCACCCGCTACTGGCAGTTCTACATCACCAAAAAAGACTGGAATCCGAACCAGCCGCTGACCCGCGACTCGTTCGAAATGACCCCGCTGCTGGATCAGCCATGGCCGTCCGGCACCGTCCCGGCCCCGGCCAAAGGCAAAACCCATCACACCGTGAACATCCCGTCTGACCGCTCCGGTTACCACGTGCTGCTGGCCACCTGGAAAGTCAACGACACCGACGCCACCTTCTACAGCGTGGTCGACCTGAACATCGACAATGGCGCGGTCATCCCGTCGAACTGGGACACCGTTGGCGCGGTACAACCTGAAGCCCTGAGCATCGGCGACAAGGTCAAGACTCGCGTCTTCAACGCACAGGGCGAGATCAACGCCAAGCAAGTGGTGCTGAACATCGATAGCGCCGAACTGGCCAAGGCCGACGTCTGGCCGCACGAACTGGCGAAGAAGGTCAATGCCGCCAAGCAGGGCTACCAGATGGGCCTGCTCAACGACAAGGACGAAGTGGTGCCGAACTTCGGCAGGAACGAAATCCTGGTCAAGAAAGGCAGCGACATCGTCAACGTGATGATCGCCAAGGAACAGGCCGCCAAACCGGGCGAGCTGTCCATCACCGGCATGCAGTCCGAATACACCCTGAAAGACGGCAAGACCGAGCTGCACTTCAACGCCATCGCCAAGAACGGCGAATACACCGTGAAAGCCACCGTGCTAAACGCCAAGGGCGAAAGCGTAGCCTTCCAGCAGGCGCCGGCCGGCAACACCCCGCACTTCTCCATGCCGCTGAACAATGTCAGCGCCGGGGTCTACGACCTGGTGGTCGTGGCCACCTCGAAGAAGGGCGAAGTGCTGCAGCAATCCGCCCGCTTCACCCTCAAGGCCGAAGCCGGCGGTGGTGAAGGTGGCAACGAAGGCGGCAACGGCAAGTACGACTACGTGTTCCCCAATGGCCTGAAATCCTACAAGGCCGGCACCGTGGTCCTGCAACCCAAGGATGGCAAGACCTATGAGTGCAAGCCTGGCGCCGTCGCCGGCTGGTGCACCCAGTGGACCAACGGCTCCAACGCCTACGAGCCGGGCGTAGGTTTCGCCTGGCAGTCGGCCTGGAACCTCAAGTAA
- the gbpA gene encoding N-acetylglucosamine-binding protein GbpA encodes MITRHTFHSFLKLPLAMAIGMAALSAQQAAAHGYIENPKSRSYMCSAKGGNLNSNCGSVAYEPQSVEYLANGSRDGFPSTAQACHGAFTQCGPANGTIASGGLRHFANLNEQTASRWTKVNIKPGLNTFDWRYTAVHATRNWQFYITKKDWNPNQPLTRDSFEAAPLLTDNWNNTLPTKTGGITSHKVNIPADRNGYHIVLATWMVGDNTNTFYQVVDVNIENSEVAPSSWKNIGAVQPEPLSIGDKVMTRVFNDQGELAAKQVTLNIDSAELAKDSIWPKALAEKVNQAKLGYQIGELNDKDQVVPQFGKNSIFVNQNSDINSVLIAKEQAAKPAELKVSGMQPEYSLKDGKVDLHFNAIALNGDFTITASVLNAKGETVAHQQADSGNNAPHFSLALKGVTAGQYDLVVVAKSKKGELLQETISFKLKAEPEVEETPGGGGNEGGTTPETPAKYDHVFPEGLKSYKAGTLVLQPKNGKTYQCKPFPYSGYCVQWKAGATQYEPGTGSHWQMAWNLK; translated from the coding sequence ATGATCACGCGGCATACCTTCCATTCATTCCTCAAACTTCCGCTGGCGATGGCCATCGGCATGGCGGCGCTCAGCGCGCAACAGGCGGCGGCGCACGGCTATATCGAAAACCCCAAGTCCCGCTCGTACATGTGTAGCGCCAAAGGCGGCAACCTGAACAGCAACTGCGGTTCGGTGGCCTACGAGCCACAGAGCGTCGAATACCTGGCCAACGGCAGCCGCGACGGCTTCCCCAGCACGGCCCAGGCCTGCCACGGCGCGTTCACCCAGTGCGGCCCCGCCAACGGCACTATTGCCTCCGGTGGCCTGCGTCACTTCGCCAACCTCAACGAGCAGACCGCCAGCCGCTGGACCAAGGTCAATATCAAGCCCGGGCTGAACACCTTCGACTGGCGCTACACCGCGGTGCACGCCACCCGCAACTGGCAGTTCTACATCACCAAGAAAGACTGGAATCCCAACCAGCCGCTGACCCGTGATTCGTTCGAAGCGGCGCCGCTGCTGACCGACAACTGGAACAACACCCTGCCGACCAAGACCGGCGGCATCACCAGCCACAAGGTCAACATTCCGGCCGACCGCAACGGCTATCACATCGTCCTGGCCACCTGGATGGTGGGCGACAACACCAACACCTTCTATCAGGTGGTGGATGTGAACATCGAGAACAGCGAAGTCGCACCGTCGAGCTGGAAGAACATCGGTGCCGTCCAGCCCGAGCCCCTGAGCATCGGCGACAAGGTCATGACCCGGGTGTTCAACGACCAGGGCGAACTCGCGGCCAAGCAGGTCACCCTGAACATCGACAGCGCGGAGCTGGCCAAGGACAGCATCTGGCCCAAGGCGCTGGCGGAAAAGGTCAACCAGGCCAAGCTCGGCTACCAGATCGGTGAACTCAACGACAAGGACCAGGTGGTGCCGCAGTTCGGCAAGAACAGCATCTTTGTCAACCAGAACAGTGACATCAACAGCGTGCTGATCGCCAAGGAACAGGCCGCCAAGCCGGCTGAACTCAAGGTTTCCGGCATGCAGCCCGAGTACAGCCTGAAGGACGGCAAGGTCGACCTGCACTTCAACGCCATCGCCCTCAACGGCGACTTCACCATCACCGCCAGCGTGCTCAATGCCAAGGGCGAAACCGTCGCTCACCAGCAAGCCGACAGTGGCAACAATGCGCCGCACTTCAGCCTCGCGCTCAAAGGCGTGACGGCAGGCCAGTACGATCTGGTGGTGGTGGCCAAGTCGAAGAAAGGCGAGCTGCTGCAAGAAACCATCAGCTTCAAGCTCAAGGCCGAGCCAGAGGTTGAGGAAACCCCGGGCGGCGGTGGCAACGAGGGCGGCACCACCCCCGAGACGCCAGCCAAGTACGACCACGTGTTCCCTGAGGGCCTGAAGTCCTACAAGGCCGGCACCCTGGTGCTGCAACCCAAGAACGGCAAGACCTACCAGTGCAAGCCGTTCCCGTACAGCGGCTACTGCGTGCAGTGGAAGGCTGGCGCGACCCAGTATGAGCCAGGCACCGGTTCTCACTGGCAGATGGCCTGGAACCTCAAGTAA
- a CDS encoding cytochrome b/b6 domain-containing protein, with protein MSSTPYSRIHVLLHWTFAAIILWATLSGFGNALFDLPAGIAEGIGFINVSLTFILIPLFVLRIVCALNHQRPASRQPLADLLAKAGHLALYVVTGVVLVTGVLMMERPIDLFGLLQISQPLHEPVLTGFFNSIHRYACIALALLVAGHMAAVVLHHWRGENLLRRMSL; from the coding sequence ATGAGCTCAACCCCCTATTCAAGAATCCATGTGCTGCTGCACTGGACCTTCGCCGCGATCATTCTCTGGGCAACGCTCAGCGGTTTCGGCAACGCCCTGTTCGACCTGCCAGCCGGTATCGCCGAGGGCATCGGCTTCATCAATGTGTCGTTGACCTTCATCCTGATTCCGCTGTTCGTACTGCGCATTGTCTGCGCCCTGAACCATCAGCGCCCCGCATCGCGCCAGCCCCTGGCAGACCTGCTGGCCAAGGCCGGGCACCTGGCGCTCTACGTCGTGACCGGGGTCGTGCTGGTGACCGGCGTGCTGATGATGGAGCGCCCGATCGACCTGTTCGGCCTGCTGCAGATCAGCCAGCCATTGCATGAGCCAGTGCTCACCGGCTTTTTCAACAGCATTCACCGCTATGCCTGCATCGCCCTGGCCCTGTTGGTCGCCGGACACATGGCGGCCGTGGTGCTGCACCACTGGCGAGGTGAAAACCTGCTAAGGCGCATGTCCTTGTGA
- a CDS encoding type II secretion system protein N — MSALRPSLRAGLMAGALLFLSAWLAWLAHDSWQLRQGLNAATHQAPSAVEPQARAQPDPQAIARLFGVQLQEPNSDQPRVPLALLASLVAAQPELSRALIESPEGRRFYGIGEPLPGGGSLRQIGTDQVRVQRFGEELVLSLPLHETPLLTPQAEDAATAQPHPQPGSGSLLQPSLQSPGAS, encoded by the coding sequence GTGAGCGCCCTTCGCCCCTCGCTTCGCGCTGGCCTCATGGCCGGCGCCTTGTTGTTTCTGAGTGCCTGGCTGGCCTGGCTGGCCCATGACAGCTGGCAGTTGCGGCAAGGCCTGAACGCGGCCACTCACCAGGCGCCCTCCGCCGTGGAGCCACAGGCCCGCGCCCAGCCCGACCCGCAAGCCATCGCCCGGCTGTTCGGCGTCCAGCTGCAAGAACCCAACAGCGATCAGCCCCGGGTGCCCCTGGCCCTGCTGGCCAGCCTGGTAGCAGCCCAACCGGAGCTGTCCCGGGCCCTGATCGAATCCCCGGAAGGCCGCCGCTTCTATGGCATCGGCGAGCCCTTGCCGGGCGGTGGCAGCCTGCGCCAGATCGGCACCGACCAAGTGCGGGTGCAACGCTTCGGCGAAGAGCTGGTCCTGAGTCTGCCGCTGCACGAAACGCCGTTGCTGACCCCGCAGGCAGAGGATGCCGCCACAGCCCAACCCCATCCGCAGCCAGGCAGCGGGAGCCTGCTGCAACCGTCTCTGCAATCCCCTGGAGCATCATGA